The following are encoded together in the Desulfococcus multivorans genome:
- a CDS encoding thioesterase, FlK family, with product MDIITHRKINQTLCGRPLTVEKGNSRVALSTTEAMVADDSGLVHGGFVFGLADYAAMIAVNHPNVVLGSADVRFLKPVRAGETVTAEASVIEESGKKRVVRVTASSGSVRVFEGEMVCFVLDRHVLA from the coding sequence ATGGACATCATCACACACCGGAAGATCAATCAAACCCTGTGCGGCCGACCCTTGACGGTTGAAAAAGGCAACAGCCGCGTAGCGTTGTCGACCACCGAAGCGATGGTTGCAGATGACTCAGGGCTTGTTCATGGCGGTTTTGTTTTTGGATTGGCGGATTATGCGGCCATGATCGCCGTCAACCACCCCAACGTCGTTCTCGGCAGCGCCGACGTCAGATTTCTCAAACCGGTTCGGGCGGGAGAGACAGTCACCGCCGAAGCTTCGGTGATCGAGGAAAGCGGGAAAAAGCGTGTCGTTCGCGTCACTGCTTCGTCAGGGAGTGTCCGAGTCTTCGAGGGAGAAATGGTTTGCTTTGTTCTGGATCGGCATGTCCTGGCATAA
- the trpA gene encoding tryptophan synthase subunit alpha, translated as MLEGYIHDQLKQRDILLMTHIVMGYPSFEASLEIVAAMVDAGVDLMELQIPFSEPIADGPVILAANQRALERGATVAKCIDFARDAAARFDIPFLFMSYYNILYRYGVARFVDMMADSRIQGAIVPDLPPEEGGDYIAAMAGRNLDPIHIYAPTTPLERMKRIADVSRGFIYCVARKGVTGAETDFSTDLEYYLARCRQATQLPLAVGFGVKSRADIDFLRGKADIAVVGSETIRLMDREGTGAVAAFIRTLR; from the coding sequence ATGCTTGAAGGCTATATTCATGATCAGCTGAAACAGCGGGATATTCTGCTGATGACCCATATCGTCATGGGGTATCCCTCCTTTGAAGCTTCTCTTGAGATCGTGGCGGCCATGGTCGATGCGGGTGTCGATCTCATGGAACTTCAGATTCCCTTTTCAGAACCCATCGCCGACGGACCGGTAATTCTGGCGGCAAATCAGCGTGCTCTGGAGCGAGGGGCCACCGTGGCGAAATGTATCGATTTCGCGCGGGATGCCGCCGCGCGATTCGACATTCCGTTTCTGTTCATGAGCTACTACAATATCCTGTATCGCTATGGGGTTGCCCGGTTTGTGGACATGATGGCGGATAGCCGGATTCAGGGGGCCATCGTGCCCGATCTGCCGCCGGAGGAGGGGGGCGATTATATAGCGGCCATGGCAGGCCGCAACCTGGATCCCATCCATATCTATGCCCCGACGACCCCTCTGGAACGGATGAAGCGCATTGCAGACGTCTCCCGGGGATTCATATACTGCGTGGCCCGGAAGGGAGTGACCGGCGCGGAAACCGATTTTTCGACAGATCTGGAATACTATCTTGCCCGGTGTCGTCAGGCCACCCAACTGCCGCTGGCTGTGGGCTTCGGCGTAAAAAGCCGGGCGGATATCGACTTTCTCAGGGGCAAAGCCGACATCGCCGTGGTGGGCTCCGAGACCATACGGTTGATGGATCGGGAAGGAACAGGCGCTGTGGCCGCCTTCATTCGGACCTTGAGATGA
- the arfB gene encoding alternative ribosome rescue aminoacyl-tRNA hydrolase ArfB — protein MMLELHGIAIGPEEIHESFMRCSGPGGQNVNKVNSGVQLRFNVQDCASLPEDVRSRLIRIAGNRMNKAGEIVLTVQKHRSQFGNRQEAFFRLEEMIGEALKEPVSRKATRVPRGARQRRLDNKRHRSRVKRLRGSVAQRTGPAEAGPVLF, from the coding sequence ATGATGCTTGAACTGCATGGCATCGCCATCGGCCCCGAAGAGATTCACGAATCCTTCATGCGCTGTTCAGGGCCCGGCGGTCAGAACGTCAACAAGGTCAATTCCGGAGTTCAGCTGCGTTTCAACGTTCAGGACTGCGCTTCTCTGCCCGAGGATGTCCGCAGCCGTCTGATTCGAATTGCCGGAAATCGCATGAACAAGGCTGGGGAGATCGTGCTGACGGTCCAGAAGCACCGCAGCCAGTTCGGCAACCGCCAAGAGGCGTTTTTCCGGCTGGAGGAGATGATCGGAGAGGCGCTCAAGGAACCTGTCTCCAGAAAAGCCACCCGTGTGCCTCGGGGCGCGAGACAGCGTCGCCTCGATAACAAAAGGCACCGAAGCCGTGTCAAACGGCTGAGAGGGAGTGTCGCTCAACGAACGGGGCCGGCGGAAGCTGGTCCCGTTCTGTTTTAG